The genomic interval GGGAGGTGGGGCTACCACTAATACGTTTGGGGCTCCTCCTTGTCTTCCCGCGTTGGTGCTTTTTGCTTTATGTGCAAGCCGTGTGATGGCTTGTGCGATGTTGTAAGCGGTTAAGCCGAATCGTTCCTTCGTATCGTTTGTGCCGAGCATGATGATAACGAGTTCCAATGGGGCATGGCTCATTAAACAAGGTTGGATGTAAGCAAGACCGTTTAACCCCTCGATTAGAGGATCATCACAGACGCTTGTCCGCCCCGATAGGCCTTCTTCAACGACTTGATAGTCATTGCCCAGCCGCTGCTGCAGCAGACATGGCCATCTTATGTCTTCGGAAAATCGCTCCTGGGTTGCGGCGTCATAGCCCCATGTATTGGAATCACCAAAACATACAATCCGTTTTTTCATATTGATCACACCTCCCTCGCGTGTTTCCATTTAATACAACTTACGTGCGGTATTTTTGCTGATGCCCATTTTGATTTTCTCGGCCGTTTTGTAATTTTTGATGGTGAGTCCGGTGCAAATAAGATCAATTAAGAATAACTGCGACACTTTGGCCACGAGTGAACCGCTGTCCAGTGGGCTTTCTTTTGCCGAGGATAGCAGGACGTGGTCGGCAAATTGCGTTAGTGGTGATTTGATGTAATTGGTTAGCGCGATAATAGTTGCGTCTTGCTGCTTGGCAATCTCGACCGAGTCCACAATGTCCTTGGTACTACCGGTCAGGCTGACAGCGATGACCACCGTATTCTCATCCATGGAAGAAGCCCGCATGAATTGAAAATGGGGATCAGTCACAGCGGTCACGTGTTTGCCGATGCGCATGAGTCGGTTTTCCATATCTAATACGGCAATTCCCGATGAGCCCACCCCGAATAAAACGACATCTTCTGAAGCATCAATCGCGTCTACACACTTCTGCAGTTCGTCATCATCAATAATTTCATGCGAATTTTCGATGGCCTGGACC from Lentibacillus cibarius carries:
- a CDS encoding SGNH/GDSL hydrolase family protein, encoding MKKRIVCFGDSNTWGYDAATQERFSEDIRWPCLLQQRLGNDYQVVEEGLSGRTSVCDDPLIEGLNGLAYIQPCLMSHAPLELVIIMLGTNDTKERFGLTAYNIAQAITRLAHKAKSTNAGRQGGAPNVLVVAPPPIGAAYATTDIKHPMGKDCDVKSSAFPRHLQTLLKGTGIHFLDAGSTVSMNNIDYMHLNQEGHQHMAEQVFAWCQAL
- a CDS encoding MurR/RpiR family transcriptional regulator, yielding MDKSQLNGVKPSIVMEQHKHIFTKSDKKIYDYIQSNSDQVLYHSLTELSEESGVAEATVLRFFRKLGFKGFQDFKFLFAQEVTVQDDDAHDETYAGKIKHNMVQAIENSHEIIDDDELQKCVDAIDASEDVVLFGVGSSGIAVLDMENRLMRIGKHVTAVTDPHFQFMRASSMDENTVVIAVSLTGSTKDIVDSVEIAKQQDATIIALTNYIKSPLTQFADHVLLSSAKESPLDSGSLVAKVSQLFLIDLICTGLTIKNYKTAEKIKMGISKNTARKLY